A part of Salmo salar chromosome ssa18, Ssal_v3.1, whole genome shotgun sequence genomic DNA contains:
- the LOC106576720 gene encoding barrier-to-autointegration factor-like protein: MSTTSQKHRDFVAEPMGDKPVTALSGIGEVLGNKLEEQGFDRAFVVLGQYLLLRKDGELFTEWLKDTSGANTRNATSCSQCLREWCDSFL, translated from the exons ATGTCGACCACTTCTCAGAAGCACAGGGACTTCGTTGCAGAACCCATGGGCGATAAACCGGTGACTGCACTGTCGGGAATTGGCGAGGTCTTGGGAAATAAACTGGAGGAGCAAGGTTTTGACAGA GCCTTTGTGGTTCTGGGTCAGTACCTGCTGCTGCGGAAGGATGGGGAGCTGTTCACTGAGTGGCTGAAAGACACCAGCGGAGCCAACACTAGGAATGCTACATCCTGCTCCCAGTGCCTGAGAGAGTGGTGTGATTCATTCCTATGA